The Lysinibacillus timonensis nucleotide sequence AATCCGTCCTTCTCAAGAGGCACAGGTTCAATATAGCATCCCTGGTCTTCTAAGACTGATCGAACTCGACTGTAACCTGGTTCTTCCATAGCGACCGTTTTTCCCCGGAGTGCTAAAAGACGGCAGATTATCGAAATGGAGGCTTGTGTTCCAGCCGTTACAAGAATCTGTTCTGGAGTAGAGCGTACGCCTCTGGATTGCAGTAAATAGTTTGATATCTCCCGCCTCAATTCAAAATCACCCTGATTCTCACCATACTGAAACAACCAGTTGTTTTCTTGATCAACAGCATCTGATAGACATTTCTTCCAATGCTTTAAAGGAAATTTGTTCGGATCGACATTTCCATATTGAAAATCCACAAGGACTTCGTTTGAAGTGTTACAATTTGACTGAATAGGATGTTCCACTACAAGTGGATGTAGAAAAGGTTTTTCAATCTCAGCTACCCATATACCACTTTTAGGTATACTCTCCAGGTAACCTTCTGATTGTAGCTGCTGATATGCTGCCTCAACCGTATTCCGGCTGACCTTTAAGTGGGTCGTAAGTTGGCGTATTGATGGCATTTTCATTCCTGGCAAGAGCCTACCTTCTTCAATCTCTTTCTTAATATAATTATACAATTGGCTGTATAAAGATTCTGGCAACTCCTTGTTTAAAAACGGGGTAAGTTCCACTGTTAACCCTCCATCTGTCCCTATCAAACTATTTCATTCTGTCACTTTTCTCATGTGCAGAAATTTTCTAAAATGATTTTAACATTTATAAAGAAAGATGGGATGAAAAATGCATAGTATCCGCCAAGAAAAAAGACGATGTACAGATGAAAAGCGTATTGATCAGTTTATAAGCCACGCACGGACAGGTTACCTTGGATTAATGGATGAAGAGTTTCCTTATGTTGTTCCTTTAAATTTTATCTGGATGAATGAAGCTTTGTATTTTCATGGAGCTGCTGAAGGGAGAAAAATAGATTTAATTCATGCCAATCCCAACTGTTGTTTCACGGTATCTGAAGATTATGGAACGATGGTAAGTCCTATACCCGCCAAGACAGATACAGCTTACATGAGTGTGATGTTGTTCGGGGTTTTAGAAATGGTAGGAGATTTAACAGAAGCTACTGCGGCAATGCAAGCGATGTTGGAGAAATACGCACCCGGCTACTACGATAAAAGCCTTTCACCATCACATGTTGAGAAATATCGCTCCTCCTTAGGGAGTCATACAGTTGTTTTTAAAATTACTCCCACCGTACGAACTGCAAAAGAAAATCAAATGAATCCGCAAATGTCCTTCTACCCAGGAAGGAAGGTTGAAATGGATATATAAAATATCTAATATATCCATACCAAACCGTAACTTGGAATTGATTTGACATGGCTGTATCCAACTGTGTGGCGGACGAGAATAAATACTGAAAGGAAGTATATTCTCTTGAAACACTGCTTTGAGATGCTAGGAGCTATTCGTGTTCAATTGAAAACCGATAGTCGGAATGTGAGGTCCCAACAGGGCAATTGAAAGAATCATCGGTGCAGTCTAAGAAGGAGTGCTTCGGAATTATATGGTCATGCCTGACGGTTATTTATGTAATTCTGTGTTTTACAGTGTAATAGACCAAGAATGGCCACAAGTGAAGGTCAAGTTGGTAGGAATGTCTGTCGAAGAAGTGTAGAAAATGTGAGACAACTTATTATAGCAGGAGTTGTTGATCTTTCATGGTAATTTCTCGAGAATGAAAGAAGACGTAATCAGCTATGCTGAAATTACAGAAATGTTAAAATTAAAATAAAACTATCTAAAATTTAGTCAAAATTAAGTTGGTAAGGTAAGAAGAGTAGTTAACTATCGGGGCAGAAGTGGATGAAAGACAAAGGGGGTATAGAGATGGCATTAAAAGTCAAATTTATCCTTATTTTCTTTAGCACAATTTTTCTTGTTACTGGATGTGGTGACTCGAGTTCAAGCTACGAAAAAGGTTATTTTACTGAAAATGAAGGTTCTTATAGTTTTGTCTTAATTGCAAACGAAGGTGAACTAAACAAGATAGAAAAAGAATGGACCAATATTACAAATAAACAAATAACAAAATTGAAAAAAGATAATCCAAATAATGCTTACCTCATATCTGTTCAAGACGATCTTTCATATGAC carries:
- a CDS encoding pyridoxamine 5'-phosphate oxidase family protein, coding for MHSIRQEKRRCTDEKRIDQFISHARTGYLGLMDEEFPYVVPLNFIWMNEALYFHGAAEGRKIDLIHANPNCCFTVSEDYGTMVSPIPAKTDTAYMSVMLFGVLEMVGDLTEATAAMQAMLEKYAPGYYDKSLSPSHVEKYRSSLGSHTVVFKITPTVRTAKENQMNPQMSFYPGRKVEMDI